DNA from Scheffersomyces stipitis CBS 6054 chromosome 1, whole genome shotgun sequence:
TCCATATCGTTATTGAATCTATACTAAACTCAGATAtctttttttcaattttccaGTTTCAGATTCCACACCAATGCACGTTCTCTTAACCAACGACGATGGTCCTTTGGACGACAACTCATGTCCATACATGAAGTACTTTGTAGACGAGATCCTCACCACGACTGACTGGGACCTCTCGATTGTTGTACCGAACGAACAGCGGTCATGGATCGGAAAGGCTCATTTCGCTGGAAAGACTCTAACAACTACATACATCTACACCAGGCTTCTGACCAGTGCTCCCAACGCCAATATCAATAGCTTTGAAGGTCCCTTCAAAACTTCTCAACCACAGTTTCCACAGCCGGAATGGCAGGAATGGGTTTTGGTCAACTCGACTCCGGCAGCCTGTGCCGATATCGGAATCCATCATGTCTacagcaagaagaagggcCCCATAGATCTTGTTCTCAGTGGTCCCAACTTCGGCAAGAACTCGAGTAACTTGTATATTTTGGCCAGTGGAACTGTTGGTGCAGCCATGGAGGCTGTGACCCACGGAGTTAAGGCTATTGCCTTGAGCTATGCCTTCAACAACCTCGACCACGACTTCCATATCTTGAAAGAAGCAGCTAAGATCTCggtcaagttgatcaagaagttatACGTTCAATTGCAGACCATGGAAAATGTGGATATCTTTTCTGTTAACGTTCCATTGATCGAATCGCTAAAGTTGGGATCAACTAAAATCCACTATGCTCccatcttgaacaactacTGGAACTCCATCTACGCTCCACTGGACGAGCTAAACGAACATGGACAACAACAGTATATGTGGAATccagacttcaagaaagtgTACAAGGACGGTTTGGCTGATCTTACTCATACTGATAGCAGAGTTCTTTTGGAGGAAGGAATTAGCGTCACACCACTTAAGGCTTCCTTCAACATCGTGGAGCCATTTTCTGGTGAAATTACGTTGGACGATGATGAAAGCGTAGGAAACTTAGGCAGAAAACTCGTTGCAACTGAAATCGACCTGAAGGCTAGTAAAGGAAACAATATAGTAAGTGGAGCTGAACAGGCGAGGCATCGCTTCTTGATTACTATCCCCCAAGAAGCGTATGTATACAAGCCATTGGTGGACGCTTTTGAGCAGTTGCCTGATTTCAGTATTACGACCGATATCTcacttttgaagaatattcCTCAAGACGTGAAGGTATTCCACTACGGTGAATACGAAGATATTGACATTGACCTCATAGGCGAAAAACCGCTGCAGTACTACATACCCTCATACATCTATAGAAAGGCATTGATACGTAAGCATTTCCTTGCCAATACCATCCAGCACTATGTGGCCAAACATCCGGAGTCCGTTCTCATTCAGAATGTCCCACAAAGCTACCAGTTGGAAGTAGATTATGCCGAGTTTCTCGATGATGCCTTGGACGACGCATATGAGTTGCGAGACGAAATTGAAGCCGGTGGAAGGACCTGGATTTTGAAGCCCAGCATGAGTGACAAGGGCCAGGGCATAAGATTGTTTAAAACCATAGACCGGTTGCAAGAAATTTTTAACtcatttgaagaaggcgatagcgaagatgaagacgaagttAATGAAACTGAAAACGGGGTCATCATCTCACAATTGCGTCATTTCATCGTCCAGGAATACAAGTCCCGCCCCTTActtttgcaaaattatgacaacaagaagttccaTTTGAGAACCTACGTCGTTTGCAAAGGTAATCTACAAGTGTTTGTGTACAAGAACATATTAACTCTTTTCGCCGCAACAGAATACCACGACCCCAACGATGACAATGACGAAGAACAGGTATCTATGGATGGACATCTCACCAATACGTGTTTACAAGAGACTGGCAATCCCTTAGTGGTTCCATTCTGGAAGCTAGAGGACACGAAGTTCAGTGaagagcagaagaagaaagtctTTGACCAAGTCCTTGAAACCACAAAAGAATTGTATACGGCTGCCACGAGTGTTGACAAAATGAACTTCCAGCCTATGGATAATGCCATAGAAATATTTGGCATAGACTTCTTGGTCAACGAAGACTACACTGTGACCCTTCTTGAGGTCAACTCATACCCTGATTTCAAGCAGACCGGAGATGACTTGAAGGGCCTTATTTACGAATTGTTTGACAGAGTAGTAAAGGAAGTCGTGAGCCCTCTAGTTACTGGAACACAGTCAGAAACCACGGAAAGTACATTGGTTTCAGTTTTGTCCCAATAGTTTATAATAGTTATCAATGGAATAAAGCATGCAAAAGTGAATGTAGACAAATATAGAGGGGTAGCAATCGAACAACATTTTCAACACCAAATACCTCAGAATTTTCCACGAGAATGTTCAATCAATATTTGGTATTCATGATATACTGAAATGAGGACAATGAATTCTCGAATATAAACTGTTTTCTACTACAGGGTCTTTGGCATGACTAGGCGAATAACGGCATCAGAATGAGAATGTGAATTCCGAATACATCATCACATGCAGAGCACTGTTTGTTGGGTCTACGTAGCTACGGTAATGCTTGCAAAAAGCAGATCCAGGGTTCCGTTAGCTCGTAAACAGGTAAGCCCCGATTAAGCCAGGTGCGACGACCTCGTGAAGTCTTCAGTAGAGCCCCTGAATATCCAAGAAATCTGAGCTACAGCATCAGAACAGCTTTTGTCAAAGTTGTACCCATTTTAGGCAATTCAATATAGACGACATAACCAGTTTTCAGGGCAACATTCTCTTCATTGTTGCGAAACGTCTGCGAACGCATTAATTTCCGTAAATGAATTTTGCGCATTGATATTATGCACTTTGCAACCTTTTATTTTGCATACTATCTAAAAATATCTCAAGCGCTTCGAAGTCCGTGATTCCATTTGGTTGAGAAATACCAATGTTGGTATAGATGGAGAATGTAGAAGAACAGTATTCTGGCGGAACGTAGGGTCAGACTCTTTCTTTGGCATTTGGTGTTTGTTTAttattttgaaatttgttGTACCACTTCAACCACAACTGTCAGCAAAAAAATGCAATATAAATAGACTGCAAAATCTGCTTTCAAACAACTCCAATTGCACATTATCTGTACTCAACATCTACAACCAACCTGAGAATGAAATTTGAACACACTAtcgctgctgctgctttgGTTTCCACGGCTTCTGCTACCTTCAACCTTGGAGGAGTTCTTGTCCATGGCCACGGTCACAAGGACTTGTTTAAGTGCAAAACTTATTTCAAGAAATGGTGTCCTCAGACCACCAGAGTCACTAGTAAACACTGTGACAAGTGGGGCTGTCACACCAAGACTCACGACACTGGTTACACTATTTGTCCAACCACGTCGGATGGTGTCGTTACTACCACTACGGTGTACTGTCCTTTGACTACTACTGTCACTGTTGTTGAGTCAACTGATGACCAAGGTTCGGTTACTACGTCCACTTGTTGGTGGTGGGAAGGTGGACACACTACCGATGTTGAGACCACCAAAAATACTCCACCACCTACCACTCAACCTGGTCCTGGAACCACGGAAGAGGTCCCACCTCCAGCAGAAACCACCGACTGCACTACTGAAGACGTTCCTCCTCCTGCTGAAACCACTGAAGATGTTCCTCCTCCTGCTGAAACCACTGAGGATGTTCCTCCTCCTGCTGAAACCACTGAAGAAGTACCACCTCCAGCAGAAACTACCGACTGCACTACTGAAGACGTTCCTCCTCCTGCTGCAACCACTGATTGTGAAACCAAGCCAACCAAGCCAACCAAGCCATCCAAGCCATCAACTACCAAGTGTAAGACCACTCCACACTACCCACCAACTCTCCTTCCTTGCACTACCAAGAAGTGGTGGGGATGGTAAGCGGCCCTTAATATTTTATAGTACCACTCTATGATATTTATGTTACCAGAAATACACGTGAGTATTATCTTTTTTATGTAATTAGTCGTAgatgttgcagccatttttaTTCGCCCGGAATAGGAAATAGTTTTGCGCAAAGTTCCTCCGGAAGTAGCATACTGTCACGAGATGAAGAGAATAACGTCACCCTCGGgacagaaacagaaattgtCCTGCAACTGACCCAAATTGATCCGGGGCAAAAACTTTCATATATAATCTACATACTCAATATTGAGTATTACTTATTCTGTCATTAATACCACCAATAGACTAGCCATTTCTAAAGACTCTTTACCCCTAAAATCGACTCCAGTCCGACATAGAGAACACAGTTTTTCCGTAAAGGATATAATTGGCTGAATTCTAAAATACCGCCTGCACACAGATCAACGATCCCAGTCGGACAATTACAAGATCGTGTAATTACCGAAATCCACCTGGGGCAAATCGCGACATTGTTGCCATAGTCAATTCAGTGGGGTCGAGATGATGGCAAGGGGAAGAAATGACCACAAATAATTAGAAAAAAAGTAAACCTATGACAAAAATACAATCTTCTGTATGGAAATATGATAGTACAACTTTTTTCTAACAGATAGATACCAAATAATACCCATAGTGTACTTCTAGTCCTTCTACTGTAAAATGTCGCGTGTCGCGTTTTCacaattttttcaaatcGTTCAACCATCatactttttcaaatttgacCAAGTTATACCTACCAGTTCCAGTTCCTAACCATATCCAGAACTATCAGTCGACGTGATTCCTTAACTTTATCCTCTCGTATATAGACCTCGTACCTGCATCCGATCCGTGTGTATTGCCTCGTCGTATAAATAGCAGCCAGACTCTGTATCGAGAAGccagtgaaaaattcgtCCATTACCAGCAGAACGTCTCTGAAAGCTGTTTCTCCCTGAAAAACCAATCCAGGAAACACTTTCACCACTCATATCTACCACATCCACAGTCAAGCCATGTCTTCACAGCAGCGAAAAACGTATAAGAACCATCTGAAGCGATTCAACAATGGCGCATCAAATTCAGCAGAGTTGGCTTCGTTGGCCGAGATGTTTGCCGACTGGGACGCCGATGAGTTGGCTGGCCTTCTAGCCGAAAACAACAATGACGTCGAGGTAGTGATTGATCTTATCATTAACGGCAAGGTCGCCAAATGGGAACctatcaagaaggaaaagaaagttTTCAAGAAGGATGTCTCCAGTTCCAGCGACGAACCCGCATCTTCCCACACCGCTACCAGCATAGCATCCACTAACTCAGGCAACGCTAACGACCACCacaagtacaagttcaaggacGGCAAGAAGTTCCCTAAGGATAGTCAAAAGGGCAAGAAACCTTTTTCACATAAAAAGTCCGAAAGCTCGGCAATTTCTGCTTCCACATCCACAacatctacttctggaAATGCTCATTCTACCAATGTTGCTCCTTCCAGTTCTGTAGCTTCTTCCAGCGCTATTGCTGGGTCCAACTCTGGTTCTACATCCAACGCTCCCTCGAACTCGTGGGCTGCGGCTTTATCATCAGACAAGCCCAAACCAAAGCATGTGGCTAAGGAACAGATACAACatccagaaccagaaacgCAAGATCAAGAGCCCgtagttgtagaagaaaccgaagaagaacaaccCGAAGAACCTGTTGct
Protein-coding regions in this window:
- the YBU4 gene encoding Predicted tubulin-tyrosine ligase, whose product is MHVLLTNDDGPLDDNSCPYMKYFVDEILTTTDWDLSIVVPNEQRSWIGKAHFAGKTLTTTYIYTRLSTSAPNANINSFEGPFKTSQPQFPQPEWQEWVLVNSTPAACADIGIHHVYSKKKGPIDLVLSGPNFGKNSSNLYILASGTVGAAMEAVTHGVKAIALSYAFNNLDHDFHILKEAAKISVKLIKKLYVQLQTMENVDIFSVNVPLIESLKLGSTKIHYAPILNNYWNSIYAPSDELNEHGQQQYMWNPDFKKVYKDGLADLTHTDSRVLLEEGISVTPLKASFNIVEPFSGEITLDDDESAENSHRFLITIPQEAYVYKPLLPDFSITTDISLLKNIPQDVKVFHYGEYEDIDIDLIGEKPSQYYIPSYIYRKALIRKHFLANTIQHYVAKHPESVLIQNVPQSYQLEVDYAEFLDDALDDAYELRDEIEAGGRTWILKPSMSDKGQGIRLFKTIDRLQEIFNSFEEGDSEDEDEVNETENGVIISQLRHFIVQEYKSRPLLLQNYDNKKFHLRTYVVCKGNLQVFVYKNILTLFAATEYHDPNDDNDEEQVSMDGHLTNTCLQETGNPLVVPFWKLEDTKFSEEQKKKVFDQVLETTKELYTAATSVDKMNFQPMDNAIEIFGIDFLVNEDYTVTLLEVNSYPDFKQTGDDLKGLIYELFDRVVKEVVSPLVTGTQSETTESTLVSVLSQ